A stretch of Lactuca sativa cultivar Salinas chromosome 6, Lsat_Salinas_v11, whole genome shotgun sequence DNA encodes these proteins:
- the LOC111919210 gene encoding pentatricopeptide repeat-containing protein At1g77360, mitochondrial has translation METVPLRHPYQTIPSSSQPLAHQKLSQHQQPEKSQKHFPSYLDAYDLSPRARAICEILARVFPAEVETALSVTGMNLEPEVVQEVIKFSYGCPEATMIFFKWVGLKQKHSPLTWNLIVDLLGKNQMFERMWEAIRSMTQEGVVSITTFVSAFRSYCEVGRFNEAIKAFDAMEKYGIQPDVVALNSLLSAICREHFQTEIAAEFFEKIKTKIPPDADSFAILLEGWEKEGNVAKAKTMFAEMVIRVGWSPENMSAYVSFLNTLIQDSQADEALKFLHVMKGKNCLPGLKFFSNALDVLNNQNDSAHALSLWEIMTTNGLIPNLVMYNSIITLLCKKDEITNAYQLLDEMPFNGVFPNSLTYNIIFECLIKNKKVKETGNFFLEMIKNEQPPTPSNCASAISMFFELDDPEMGFEIWFYMMKDGVSPLEDSANALLIGLASMGRLTELRRYVEQFFLKGIKIYESTMGKLKIAFLKEGRKGVNVYTDLDWKWRSS, from the coding sequence ATGGAGACTGTACCTTTAAGGCACCCATATCAGACTATCCCTTCATCATCGCAACCCTTGGCACACCAAAAACTTTCTCAACATCAACAACCTGAGAAATCCCAGAAACATTTCCCATCATACCTTGATGCATATGATTTATCGCCAAGAGCAAGAGCTATTTGCGAAATACTTGCTAGGGTTTTTCCGGCGGAGGTTGAAACCGCATTATCAGTGACAGGAATGAACCTCGAGCCTGAAGTTGTACAAGAAGTGATCAAGTTCTCGTATGGATGCCCTGAAGCTACCATGATATTTTTCAAGTGGGTGGGTTTGAAGCAAAAACATTCGCCTTTAACGTGGAATTTGATTGTTGATTTGCTTGGGAAGAATCAGATGTTTGAGCGGATGTGGGAAGCGATTAGGTCAATGACGCAAGAGGGTGTTGTATCCATAACTACATTTGTTTCAGCTTTCAGGAGCTACTGTGAGGTTGGAAGGTTTAATGAAGCTATAAAGGCGTTTGATGCGATGGAAAAGTATGGAATTCAACCTGATGTTGTGGCTCTCAACTCTCTTTTGAGTGCTATATGTCGTGAACATTTCCAAACAGAAATAGCAGCAGAGTTTTTCGAAAAAATCAAGACTAAAATCCCTCCTGATGCAGATTCTTTTGCGATTTTGTTAGAAGGGTGGGAGAAAGAAGGGAATGTGGCCAAGGCAAAAACGATGTTTGCAGAGATGGTGATTCGTGTTGGTTGGAGCCCAGAAAACATGTCAGCTTATGTATCTTTTTTGAACACTCTAATTCAAGATTCACAAGCTGATGAAGCTCTGAAGTTTCTTCATGTAATGAAGGGAAAGAACTGCTTACCAGGTTTGAAATTCTTCTCAAATGCTCTTGATGTTCTTAACAACCAGAACGATTCTGCTCATGCTTTATCTCTATGGGAAATCATGACAACGAATGGGTTAATCCCAAATTTGGTTATGTATAATTCCATCATCACTTTGCTTTGCAAAAAAGATGAAATCACCAACGCTTACCAACTGCTCGATGAAATGCCTTTCAATGGAGTTTTCCCTAATTCCCTAACCTACAACATAATTTTCGAATGTCTGATCAAGAACAAGAAGGTGAAGGAAACTGGGAACTTTTTCTTGGAGATGATAAAGAACGAACAGCCTCCAACCCCTTCAAATTGTGCATCTGCCATATCAATGTTTTTTGAACTCGATGATCCTGAGATGGGATTTGAGATTTGGTTTTATATGATGAAAGATGGTGTTTCGCCTCTTGAGGATAGTGCTAATGCTTTGCTGATTGGGCTTGCTAGTATGGGTAGGCTGACCGAATTGAGAAGATATGTTGAACAATTTTTTCTTAAAGGAATCAAGATTTATGAATCTACAATGGGGAAGTTGAAGATTGCTTTCCTTAAGGAGGGAAGAAAGGGAGTTAATGTATATACTGATCTTGATTGGAAATGGAGATCTTCATAG